In Longimicrobium sp., the genomic stretch GTGCTCGACGACGGCGGAATCCAGCCGCTCCTGCGCCAGGCGCCGCACCCGCTCGGCCACGCGCAGCACCGCCTCGCGCTCGGGGTGCTCCAGGTCCGTCTCCCCCTCCTCGCGCAGCAGCTCGCGCACGTCCACGGGGTCGCCGACCACGAACACCATCCGGCAGGGGAAGCCGAGGTAGAAGACGAACGGGAAGAGGATCGCCAGGAACACCGTGGGGATGGGGAAGAACGGCAGCCCCACGGTGTTGCGGAACAGCCTGTTCAGCCACTCGAAGGTCACGCTGGTGGGGTTCACCCACTCGGCGTTCACGACGGAGACGAGGTAGACCGGCGCGCGGTGCTTGGCGGCGAGCGCCACGAAGCTGGAGTGGAAGTGCTGCAGCTGGTAGCGCTTGAGGAACCCCTTCCCGATCCCCGGCACCCCCTCGGGATAGTAGACCACCTTGTCGCCGCGGGCGAGGAGGGCGTCGTAGTTGGCGAAGGTCATGTCCACCCCGCCGCCACGCCGCCACCAGTTGTCCAGCCCGTACGGCCGCATCCACCATACCGCGGCCAGCTGCGGCGTGTAAACCGAGCGGCACTTTCCCGCGCGGCTCAGCCCGTAGTGCCGCCAGAGCAGCCCGTCCAGCACCACCGCGTCGTGCGGGAAGGCGTTGCCGCTGTGGTTGGGGGCGATGATCAGCGGCCCCGTCTCGGGGATCTTCTCGGCGCCGATGATGCGGCCGCGGAACCAGTGGTCCACGATCTCGCCCAGGAAGCCGCGGTTCAGCGACTCGATGTAGTCCCAGTCGATGGGGTCGTGCGGCGCCGGCTCCGCCGGCTCGGGCGGGAGCTCGGGGACGGCGTGGACCGCGGGGATCTCGTCCTGCTCGCTGTCGAAGCGCTCCCAGAGCTGCTCCAGGTCGGCGGCGGAGAGCTCCAGGTCGATGCGGAAGGGCGCGGCGGCGGCCGGCGCGGGCTTCTTCATCTCCCGAACAGCGAGAGGAGCACGGCGAGGAGGAACATCCCGCCCCACAGCAGCGGCGAGGCGTGCTGAATGGCGGCCAGGACGCCGCCGACGATGCACGCCGCGGCCAGGATGCTCCCCTTGATCCCCTGCAGCGGGTTCGACGGCGGGCGGTTGTTCAGGTGCTCGTCGGCGAACTTGAAGCCGGCGGACAGGAGCTGCGGCAGGCGCACGGCCACGTCCACCAGCTCGGGGCTGCCGCGCAGCACCTGGCGCAGCAGCAGGCGCGGATCGAACTGCTGCTGGAAGATCTTCGACACGTGCTTGCGCGAGACGGCGGCCACGTCGAGCTGGGGATCGAGCATCCGCCCGACGCCCTCGAAGGTAACCAGCGCCTTCACCATCAGCGTCATCTCCACGGGGAAGAAGACGCGGTAGCGCCCGCCCAGCCCCACCGACTCCAGGATCAGCTGCGCGATGGAGATGTCGCCGCGCGACACGCGGGCGATGAAGCGGCGCGAGAGGTCGGCCACGGCGCGGCGGAAGCCCTGCGGATCGCCGCCCTTTCCCACCGTCGCCATGTCGGTGAGGTAGCGGGTCGAGCCGTCCACGTCGCCGGTGACCAGCGCGTGGAAGTAGTACAGCATCTGCCGCCGCGTGCGCTCCTCGAATCTCCCGACCATCCCGAGGTCGATGAAG encodes the following:
- a CDS encoding 1-acyl-sn-glycerol-3-phosphate acyltransferase — encoded protein: MKKPAPAAAAPFRIDLELSAADLEQLWERFDSEQDEIPAVHAVPELPPEPAEPAPHDPIDWDYIESLNRGFLGEIVDHWFRGRIIGAEKIPETGPLIIAPNHSGNAFPHDAVVLDGLLWRHYGLSRAGKCRSVYTPQLAAVWWMRPYGLDNWWRRGGGVDMTFANYDALLARGDKVVYYPEGVPGIGKGFLKRYQLQHFHSSFVALAAKHRAPVYLVSVVNAEWVNPTSVTFEWLNRLFRNTVGLPFFPIPTVFLAILFPFVFYLGFPCRMVFVVGDPVDVRELLREEGETDLEHPEREAVLRVAERVRRLAQERLDSAVVEHGAKPWDVRGLVRSMRRLKGRIWSRTPLGWPYAYVRHDRDRRRPPARNALHAFLRDWDILFYYLPLGWIGLALARMLRKPPCGYRGLSRRERIEREGSFRWTLDTRPLPPRSALEPHRALVPSAD